In Myxococcus stipitatus, the following are encoded in one genomic region:
- the mrdA gene encoding penicillin-binding protein 2, translated as MAPRTLVADTPGRDFRKRFLWLGIAMAAGMGLLAIQLYRLQIAQAEEYAAKSVANFVKEVRLRADRGAIKDARGTILVDSRPSFDAFLTPAFCQSCVEKVIPKVAELLGMDEAQRQRLETLARAGRRNGPFQPVPILVDLTRDEYDRLNARRNELDGVDIVPVPHRNYRTGNLLSHVIGYMNEITQEELERFNADGASYSRGDYVGRRGLERYFESQLRGTDGVRKEVVDARGQTLEAFNGLLASEDTTRAPVAGHNIILSLDMRLQEAVEHIFPGVAGAVVVIDVTTGFIRALVSRPGFDPNLLTGRITPAQMAALARDPLQPMINRVTAEHYAPGSIFKVVTALAAFKSGQFSPHTVINCPGGYRLGTRVWRCHRDAGHGPRDGRQALMSSCDVWYFKVADVLGIDPISEMGRLLGLGQPTGIGVMAEVPGVMPTSSYHDRVTPGGYFKGAALNSSIGQGDDAVTVMQMALLYSAIANGGTIYKPQLVARVEDATGLVVKESEPEVVRKVDIPEAHLKAVKDGLVATVNEGGGTAFASRLKDVVVAGKTGTAQVARIGAVRLRTHQMDYYMRHHAWFAGFAPADKPEIAVVVLNEHGGGGGTDAAPTGLEVIGKYFELKKQDENAPPPMVNAPYVRSVPPSKKGLPN; from the coding sequence GTGGCTCCTCGAACGCTCGTCGCAGACACACCTGGAAGGGACTTTCGGAAGCGATTCCTCTGGCTTGGAATCGCGATGGCGGCGGGCATGGGTCTGCTGGCCATCCAGCTCTACCGCCTGCAAATCGCCCAGGCGGAGGAGTACGCGGCGAAGAGCGTGGCGAACTTCGTGAAAGAGGTGCGTCTGCGCGCGGACCGAGGCGCCATCAAGGACGCGCGAGGAACCATCCTCGTCGACAGCCGCCCCTCCTTCGACGCCTTCCTGACCCCGGCCTTCTGCCAGTCCTGCGTGGAGAAGGTGATTCCCAAGGTGGCCGAGCTCTTGGGGATGGACGAGGCCCAGCGTCAGCGCCTGGAGACGCTGGCGCGGGCGGGCCGGCGCAATGGCCCCTTTCAGCCGGTGCCCATCCTCGTCGACCTGACCCGCGACGAGTACGACCGGCTCAATGCGAGACGCAACGAGCTGGATGGCGTGGACATCGTCCCCGTCCCCCACCGCAACTACCGGACGGGAAACCTGCTCAGCCATGTGATTGGCTACATGAACGAAATCACCCAGGAGGAGCTCGAGCGTTTCAACGCGGACGGAGCCAGCTACTCCCGGGGCGACTACGTGGGGCGGCGGGGGCTCGAGCGATATTTCGAATCACAGCTCCGGGGCACGGATGGCGTGCGCAAGGAGGTGGTCGACGCGCGTGGGCAGACGCTGGAGGCGTTCAACGGGCTGCTGGCCTCGGAGGACACCACCCGCGCGCCCGTCGCGGGCCACAACATCATCCTGTCGTTGGACATGCGGCTCCAGGAGGCCGTCGAGCACATCTTCCCGGGCGTCGCCGGAGCGGTGGTGGTCATCGACGTGACGACGGGCTTCATCCGCGCGCTCGTCTCGCGGCCGGGCTTCGACCCCAACCTGCTGACCGGCCGCATCACGCCGGCGCAGATGGCCGCGCTCGCCCGGGACCCGCTCCAGCCGATGATCAACCGCGTCACCGCGGAGCACTACGCGCCGGGGTCCATCTTCAAGGTCGTCACCGCGCTGGCCGCCTTCAAGTCCGGACAGTTCAGCCCCCACACCGTCATCAACTGCCCCGGTGGCTACCGGCTGGGGACCCGCGTGTGGCGGTGCCACAGGGACGCGGGCCACGGGCCTCGCGATGGCAGGCAGGCGCTGATGTCCTCCTGCGACGTCTGGTACTTCAAGGTCGCGGACGTGCTGGGCATCGACCCCATCTCGGAGATGGGGCGCCTGCTGGGGTTGGGGCAGCCCACCGGCATCGGCGTCATGGCCGAGGTCCCCGGCGTGATGCCCACGAGCAGCTACCACGACCGCGTCACGCCCGGTGGCTACTTCAAGGGCGCCGCGCTCAACAGCTCCATCGGCCAGGGCGATGACGCCGTCACCGTCATGCAGATGGCGCTGCTGTACTCGGCCATCGCCAATGGGGGCACCATCTACAAGCCGCAGCTCGTGGCTCGCGTGGAGGATGCGACCGGGCTGGTCGTGAAGGAGTCCGAGCCCGAGGTGGTGCGCAAGGTGGACATTCCGGAGGCCCACCTGAAGGCCGTCAAGGACGGGCTCGTCGCGACGGTGAACGAAGGCGGAGGAACGGCCTTCGCGTCGCGCTTGAAGGACGTCGTGGTCGCGGGGAAGACGGGCACGGCCCAGGTGGCGCGCATCGGCGCCGTGCGCCTGAGGACGCATCAAATGGACTACTACATGCGCCACCATGCCTGGTTCGCGGGCTTCGCCCCCGCGGACAAGCCGGAGATTGCCGTCGTGGTCCTCAACGAGCACGGAGGCGGTGGCGGCACGGACGCGGCGCCCACCGGGCTCGAGGTCATCGGGAAGTACTTCGAGCTGAAGAAGCAGGACGAGAACGCGCCGCCGCCCATGGTGAATGCGCCCTATGTCCGGTCCGTGCCGCCCTCGAAGAAGGGCCTGCCCAACTGA
- a CDS encoding alpha/beta hydrolase: protein MSISISAIRREREGPMGPRRNPMFRTMLAVAVLLTAIPNLASAQSKPKGARVAVNGMQMYYEVSGKGAPLIVLHGAYMNIPSMGAIIPKLAKTHQVYALEFQGHGRTTDIDRPITYPHLADDVAAFMDAVGLKKADVFGYSMGAAAALQLAIRHPAKVDKLAVASASYDLEGLQPEFKEFIPHMKVEMFLEMPFAKEYRKLAANPDGFPELVRKLIALEKEPMAWGEQVKAMKTPVLVIVGDADVSTLEHSVSLFRLLGGGGPGDIGKPLSASRLAVLPASSHTAVITQVDLLHAFIEPFLKGVTPKGMFAAQ from the coding sequence ATGTCGATCTCCATTTCGGCCATTCGTCGCGAGCGTGAAGGGCCGATGGGCCCCCGGAGAAACCCCATGTTCCGCACGATGCTCGCCGTCGCAGTGTTGCTCACCGCCATCCCGAACCTGGCCAGCGCCCAGTCCAAGCCGAAGGGTGCTCGCGTCGCCGTGAATGGCATGCAGATGTATTACGAGGTGTCTGGCAAGGGCGCGCCGCTCATCGTCCTGCACGGCGCCTATATGAACATCCCGTCGATGGGCGCCATCATCCCCAAGCTCGCCAAGACACATCAGGTCTACGCGCTCGAGTTCCAGGGCCATGGCCGCACGACGGACATCGACCGGCCCATTACCTATCCCCACCTGGCGGATGACGTCGCGGCGTTCATGGACGCGGTGGGCCTCAAGAAGGCGGATGTGTTCGGCTATTCCATGGGGGCCGCCGCCGCGTTGCAGCTCGCCATCCGGCACCCGGCCAAGGTGGACAAGCTGGCCGTCGCGTCGGCCTCCTATGACCTCGAGGGCCTCCAGCCCGAGTTCAAGGAGTTCATCCCGCACATGAAGGTGGAGATGTTCCTCGAGATGCCGTTCGCGAAGGAGTACCGGAAGCTCGCGGCCAACCCGGATGGGTTCCCGGAGCTGGTCCGCAAGCTCATCGCGCTCGAGAAGGAGCCGATGGCGTGGGGGGAGCAGGTCAAGGCGATGAAGACGCCGGTGCTCGTCATCGTCGGGGATGCGGATGTCTCGACGCTGGAGCACTCCGTCTCCCTGTTCCGGCTCCTCGGCGGTGGTGGGCCGGGCGACATTGGCAAGCCGCTGTCCGCCTCCCGCCTCGCGGTCCTCCCGGCGTCGTCGCACACCGCGGTCATCACGCAGGTCGACCTGCTGCATGCCTTCATCGAGCCGTTCCTGAAGGGTGTCACGCCGAAGGGGATGTTCGCCGCGCAGTAA